The following proteins are co-located in the Pedobacter frigiditerrae genome:
- a CDS encoding TonB-dependent receptor: MKKLLNIILFVLLTNLVYAQTKVVRGVVVDDTGTPLISTTITEQENPKNIVITDANGNFNIKVGDRSTSLIVSSVGYVKKVITITSQPLKITLKEDNSNLNEVVVVGFTAQKKITNAGATSTVSGKELRQSPAASFQNALAGRLPGLFQQQTSGQPGADAANIYIRGISTYTGASNRPLVIVDDVEYPYEQLSQLSSNEIESVSLLKDASSTAIYGIKGANGVIAITTRRGTVSEPKITFRSDFGMQMPTIRRKPLGAYDALTLLKEQEVNEGRDPNLTYPGLVTEEALNHFKLGDDPYRYPSVKWYDEVMRKSALQQSNNVDIVGGTQNLKYFVALGSVFQNGILKEIAKEENFNSNYYLKRYNIRSNIDLNVTKTLTLKLDLSARFNEVNQPNLPDVLAGGAISFWRRLSSGLLTPWNYPVKNADGSYGGRKSATLNPVGILQYAGYNRDYSNNLNANIKANQNLDFVTKGLAARVILAYTNNVEFGRSLTRGRFPTFAYLTGSDVLDPVFPELSRIEPLTLATTYGVPFRKINTQGIIDYNRQLGNHNLYGLVVYNQLTDISGATVPANFRGYSLRAGYNYKSKYIIELNGAYNGTDRFKASKRNGLFPAVSAAWNISEEPFFKKAIPFINYWKIRGSLGTVGSDDFPSAYRYIYEEIYNAPATAANSYWFGDNNTLQYGITPGALANSDVKWEQERKLDIGTDIKLLNSKLGITFDYFDHRRYDILTVRETVPNFSGITLPPVNLGIVNNKGFELDLSYQDNFSKNFSYFFKGNISLYKNKIIERDEPYNQGNPLLMRTGRPIGQIYGYTNIGYYNDANDIANSPTSVGRSVKPGDLKYADINNDGKIDQGDIGPIGNPNIPQINYGFSLGANYKGFDISLLFQGAAKGSLSASTMFQIGNVNGIPSEIHLKRWTPETKDIAELPRLGGPNFDMSTFWLRPTDYIRLKNIELGYNFNNKLVNKIGLKNARIYTNAANLVTWFKLKIYDIDPESINSTGTVEAYSSYPQQKIVNFGLQVTF, encoded by the coding sequence ATGAAAAAATTACTTAATATAATATTATTTGTGCTGTTAACTAATCTGGTTTATGCACAAACAAAGGTGGTAAGAGGTGTAGTTGTAGATGATACTGGCACTCCTTTAATTTCTACAACAATTACAGAACAAGAAAATCCTAAAAACATCGTTATCACAGATGCCAATGGTAATTTTAACATCAAAGTGGGCGATAGAAGTACGAGCTTAATTGTAAGTTCTGTTGGTTATGTTAAAAAAGTGATCACAATCACCAGTCAACCATTAAAAATTACTTTAAAAGAAGACAACTCAAATTTAAATGAGGTTGTTGTAGTTGGTTTTACCGCACAAAAAAAGATCACTAATGCTGGTGCAACCAGTACAGTGTCTGGTAAAGAATTAAGGCAAAGTCCAGCAGCAAGTTTTCAGAATGCATTGGCAGGCCGATTACCTGGTTTATTTCAACAACAAACCAGTGGTCAACCAGGGGCAGATGCGGCTAATATCTATATCAGGGGTATAAGTACCTACACAGGTGCATCAAATAGACCGCTTGTAATTGTTGATGATGTAGAATATCCGTATGAACAATTGAGCCAGTTAAGTTCTAATGAAATTGAGAGTGTTTCTTTGTTAAAAGATGCATCATCTACAGCTATTTATGGGATAAAGGGTGCAAACGGCGTAATTGCTATTACCACTAGAAGAGGTACGGTTTCTGAACCAAAAATTACCTTTAGAAGTGATTTTGGTATGCAAATGCCAACAATTAGAAGGAAACCTTTAGGTGCTTATGATGCGTTGACCTTATTAAAAGAACAAGAAGTAAATGAAGGTAGGGATCCAAATCTAACTTATCCTGGTTTGGTTACAGAAGAAGCTTTAAATCATTTTAAATTAGGTGATGATCCATATCGTTATCCAAGCGTAAAATGGTATGATGAGGTAATGCGTAAAAGTGCCTTACAGCAAAGTAATAACGTTGATATTGTTGGCGGTACGCAAAACTTAAAATATTTTGTGGCACTTGGTAGTGTTTTCCAAAACGGTATATTAAAAGAGATAGCAAAGGAGGAGAACTTTAACAGTAACTATTACTTAAAGAGATACAACATTAGGTCTAATATCGATTTAAATGTAACTAAAACACTTACGCTAAAACTAGATTTATCTGCCAGATTTAATGAAGTTAATCAACCAAACTTGCCAGATGTCCTTGCAGGTGGTGCCATCTCATTTTGGAGAAGATTAAGTAGCGGATTATTAACGCCTTGGAACTACCCTGTAAAAAATGCTGATGGAAGTTATGGTGGTAGAAAATCAGCAACCTTAAATCCCGTTGGTATTTTGCAATATGCTGGTTACAATAGGGATTATAGCAATAACTTAAATGCCAATATTAAAGCAAACCAAAACTTAGATTTTGTTACCAAAGGTTTAGCTGCAAGAGTAATTTTAGCTTATACAAATAATGTTGAGTTTGGCAGGTCACTTACTAGAGGTCGTTTTCCAACTTTTGCTTATTTAACAGGGTCTGATGTTTTAGATCCAGTATTTCCAGAACTAAGTAGGATAGAGCCTTTAACATTGGCTACTACCTATGGTGTTCCATTTAGAAAAATTAATACACAAGGTATAATCGACTATAACCGCCAATTAGGAAATCATAATTTATATGGTTTAGTGGTTTACAATCAATTAACAGATATTTCTGGTGCAACTGTACCTGCCAACTTCAGAGGTTATTCATTAAGAGCGGGTTATAATTATAAATCTAAATATATAATTGAGTTAAATGGCGCTTATAATGGTACTGACAGGTTTAAAGCTAGTAAAAGAAATGGTTTGTTCCCAGCGGTGAGTGCTGCATGGAATATCAGTGAAGAACCTTTCTTTAAAAAAGCTATTCCATTTATCAATTACTGGAAGATTAGAGGCTCATTAGGTACAGTTGGGTCTGATGATTTCCCGAGTGCTTACCGATATATCTACGAAGAAATTTATAATGCACCTGCAACTGCTGCAAACTCTTATTGGTTTGGCGATAACAATACTTTACAATACGGAATTACACCTGGTGCTTTGGCTAATTCAGACGTGAAATGGGAGCAGGAAAGAAAACTGGATATCGGTACCGACATCAAATTGTTGAATAGTAAATTGGGGATCACTTTTGATTATTTCGATCACAGGAGATATGATATCTTAACCGTGAGAGAAACTGTTCCTAATTTTTCTGGGATCACTTTGCCTCCTGTTAATTTGGGTATAGTTAACAATAAAGGTTTTGAGCTAGATCTATCTTATCAGGATAATTTCTCTAAAAATTTCTCTTACTTTTTTAAAGGTAACATCTCACTTTACAAAAATAAAATTATCGAAAGAGACGAGCCATATAATCAAGGTAATCCATTGTTAATGAGAACAGGAAGACCTATCGGACAAATTTATGGTTATACCAATATAGGTTATTATAATGATGCTAATGATATCGCTAATAGTCCAACATCTGTTGGAAGAAGCGTTAAACCTGGAGATCTAAAGTATGCCGACATTAATAATGATGGAAAGATTGATCAAGGTGATATTGGCCCTATAGGTAATCCAAATATCCCTCAAATAAACTATGGTTTTTCTCTAGGCGCAAACTACAAAGGGTTTGATATTTCCCTTCTATTCCAAGGGGCGGCAAAAGGTAGCTTAAGTGCATCAACCATGTTTCAAATTGGGAACGTAAATGGTATTCCATCAGAAATACACTTAAAAAGATGGACACCAGAGACAAAGGACATTGCAGAATTACCACGATTAGGTGGGCCTAACTTTGACATGTCTACTTTTTGGTTACGCCCAACTGATTATATAAGGCTGAAAAATATTGAGTTAGGTTACAATTTTAATAACAAACTGGTTAATAAAATCGGATTAAAAAATGCAAGGATTTATACCAATGCGGCTAACCTAGTTACGTGGTTTAAATTAAAGATTTATGATATCGATCCAGAATCAATAAACTCTACAGGAACCGTAGAAGCCTATTCATCTTATCCTCAACAGAAGATTGTAAACTTTGGTTTACAGGTAACATTTTAA
- a CDS encoding RagB/SusD family nutrient uptake outer membrane protein: MNNYKKYFAITCLFLALGCTKKFEAEPLERITGDLIFDPADKNADYAKQFLNGTYLLLPDWYNRIDGTFLDAGTDDAVPSRIGTQADFYRTGRISSSTLPDDVWRRNYLGIRKANLFLSKIDVVPTTDLLKTQFKAEARFLRAYFYFELVKRWGGVPLIGDKVYTIDDDINIPRSSLDECYAYIVSELDAIKTLLLPYAVSDGDWGRANLGAALALKSRVLLYAASPLSNPTNNTQKWALAAQAAADVKALGYTLVTDWIANFNATKNTEFIFIKENALNTSIEVNNGPIGYLQGVGLTSPSQNLVDAFLMLDGKAISDAGSIYNPNNPYANRDPRLTATIMHNGKNWLGRPVETFDGGQDKPGGNRTQTRTGYYLRKFMGKFETSTSYSNQGHHVILLRYAEILLNHAEALNESGGAVADIVNNLVLIRRRAGITAGANNLYGLSLTLTKDQLRTIIQNERRIEFAFEEHRTWDLRRWKLAEVELNKPVRGVQIVKTGTALTYNYFNVVNAAFDASKMYWYPIPQAEMLANNRMVQNPGWSN, encoded by the coding sequence ATGAATAATTATAAAAAATATTTCGCAATCACCTGCCTGTTCTTGGCGCTTGGTTGCACAAAAAAGTTTGAAGCAGAACCTTTAGAAAGGATAACAGGGGATTTGATTTTTGATCCTGCAGATAAAAATGCTGATTATGCAAAACAGTTTTTAAACGGAACCTATTTGTTATTGCCAGATTGGTACAATAGAATTGATGGTACTTTTTTAGATGCAGGAACTGATGATGCAGTACCATCTAGAATAGGAACACAAGCAGATTTTTACCGTACCGGAAGAATTTCATCTAGTACCTTACCAGATGATGTTTGGCGTAGAAATTACCTAGGCATAAGAAAAGCAAACCTCTTTTTAAGCAAAATAGATGTAGTACCAACCACAGATTTGTTAAAGACGCAGTTCAAAGCAGAAGCAAGATTTTTAAGGGCTTATTTTTATTTCGAATTAGTGAAACGTTGGGGTGGTGTGCCTTTAATTGGCGATAAGGTTTATACTATTGATGATGATATAAACATACCTAGAAGTTCACTTGATGAATGTTATGCCTATATCGTTAGCGAGTTAGATGCAATTAAAACTTTACTACTTCCTTACGCCGTTTCTGATGGCGACTGGGGAAGGGCAAACCTAGGTGCAGCATTAGCCTTAAAATCTAGGGTGCTTTTATATGCAGCTAGTCCATTAAGTAATCCAACAAACAATACTCAAAAGTGGGCACTTGCAGCACAAGCAGCAGCTGATGTAAAAGCCTTGGGTTATACTTTGGTAACCGATTGGATTGCAAATTTCAATGCCACAAAAAACACTGAGTTTATCTTTATTAAAGAGAATGCCTTAAATACAAGTATCGAAGTTAACAATGGCCCAATAGGTTATTTGCAAGGTGTTGGTTTAACTAGTCCATCGCAAAATTTAGTTGATGCTTTTTTAATGCTGGATGGGAAGGCCATTTCTGATGCCGGTTCTATATATAACCCAAATAATCCTTATGCTAACAGAGACCCAAGGTTAACGGCAACTATCATGCACAATGGTAAAAATTGGTTGGGTAGACCAGTAGAAACATTTGATGGTGGACAAGACAAACCTGGTGGAAACAGAACACAGACGAGAACTGGATATTACCTTAGAAAGTTCATGGGCAAGTTTGAAACATCAACTTCTTACTCGAACCAAGGCCACCATGTTATTTTATTAAGGTATGCAGAGATTCTATTAAATCATGCGGAGGCTTTAAACGAATCTGGTGGTGCAGTTGCAGATATCGTGAACAACCTGGTTTTAATCAGAAGAAGAGCAGGTATAACAGCTGGTGCAAATAATTTGTATGGCTTGTCATTAACCTTAACTAAGGATCAGTTACGCACCATCATCCAGAATGAACGCCGCATTGAGTTCGCTTTTGAAGAACATAGAACATGGGATTTAAGAAGATGGAAACTAGCAGAAGTAGAGTTGAACAAACCAGTTAGGGGTGTACAGATTGTCAAAACAGGAACTGCGCTAACCTACAACTATTTTAATGTAGTAAATGCTGCTTTCGATGCTTCTAAAATGTATTGGTATCCTATACCACAGGCCGAAATGTTGGCTAACAATAGAATGGTTCAAAATCCAGGATGGTCTAATTAG
- a CDS encoding beta-N-acetylhexosaminidase, giving the protein MKKILFLLLFIAINAAAQQQPSLIPMPNSLLQKEGSFTLNQTTLIVANQQLQKLSWYLKNELLTFTKLSLVAVHQSEKPSIYLQLTNKGKSKTNDEAYSLTINTNKITISAATESGLFYGITTFLQLVRTAKATNQSLSIPNLVIEDQPAYAWRGIMLDESRAFYGKEKVKAILDWMAFYKLNRFHWHLTDEPAWRLEIKKYPKLTLIGGIGNYLNPNAPAQYYTQSDIKEIISYAAERYITVIPEIDMPGHATAANMAYPAYSGGGSKAHPEFTFNPGKESTYQYLANIVKETNVLFPSGLIHLGGDEVSYGNEKWKTDPEISSLKQKENLKDDKAVELYFMKRMADSVYQMNAKVLVWDEMADAGLPADKTIIFWWRHDQPKQLQTALNNKYQTVLCPRLPLYFDFVQDSTHQYGRKWNKLYNPIQNVYEFDASKLAENAEQAKNILGIQANLWTETAPTIQRLDYLLFPRISALAEAAWTTNINKNTNAFTDRMKTHLPLYKLAGLYYYDPFYPLRNPEPVTERKQPLSYID; this is encoded by the coding sequence ATGAAGAAGATTTTATTCCTGTTGCTTTTTATTGCAATTAATGCTGCGGCTCAGCAGCAGCCATCACTCATACCCATGCCTAATTCGCTTTTGCAAAAGGAGGGTAGTTTTACTTTAAATCAAACAACGTTAATTGTTGCAAATCAACAATTACAGAAACTAAGCTGGTACTTAAAAAATGAATTGTTAACCTTTACCAAATTAAGTTTAGTTGCAGTTCATCAATCAGAAAAACCAAGTATTTATCTACAGTTAACCAATAAGGGTAAAAGTAAAACTAATGATGAGGCGTATAGCTTAACCATCAATACCAACAAAATAACAATTTCGGCAGCAACAGAAAGTGGTCTTTTTTATGGAATAACTACCTTTTTGCAATTGGTTAGAACGGCTAAAGCTACAAATCAAAGTTTGTCAATCCCAAATTTAGTGATCGAAGATCAACCTGCCTATGCATGGCGTGGTATCATGCTAGATGAGTCTAGAGCCTTTTATGGAAAGGAAAAGGTAAAGGCTATTTTAGATTGGATGGCATTTTATAAACTTAATCGTTTCCATTGGCATTTAACAGACGAACCCGCTTGGCGTTTAGAGATTAAAAAGTACCCAAAATTAACCTTGATTGGTGGTATTGGTAATTACTTAAACCCTAATGCTCCCGCACAGTATTATACCCAAAGCGATATCAAGGAAATCATTTCTTATGCAGCTGAAAGATACATTACGGTAATTCCAGAAATAGATATGCCAGGTCATGCTACTGCAGCTAACATGGCTTATCCAGCTTATTCCGGTGGTGGTTCAAAAGCTCATCCAGAGTTTACTTTTAATCCAGGTAAAGAAAGTACCTACCAATATTTAGCCAACATTGTAAAAGAAACAAATGTGCTTTTCCCATCAGGATTAATACACTTAGGTGGCGATGAAGTAAGTTACGGAAATGAAAAATGGAAAACTGACCCTGAGATTTCCAGCTTAAAACAAAAAGAGAATCTAAAAGATGATAAGGCAGTTGAGCTGTATTTCATGAAAAGAATGGCAGATTCAGTTTATCAGATGAATGCCAAGGTTTTGGTATGGGATGAAATGGCTGATGCTGGTTTACCTGCCGACAAGACTATTATTTTTTGGTGGAGACACGATCAACCTAAACAACTTCAAACGGCATTAAATAATAAATATCAAACCGTTTTATGTCCTCGTTTACCACTGTATTTTGATTTTGTACAAGACAGCACCCATCAGTATGGTCGTAAATGGAATAAACTATATAACCCAATCCAAAATGTATATGAATTTGATGCTAGCAAACTAGCTGAAAATGCAGAACAGGCTAAAAATATATTGGGTATACAAGCCAATTTATGGACAGAGACTGCGCCAACCATTCAAAGGTTAGATTATTTACTGTTTCCACGTATTAGCGCCTTAGCTGAAGCCGCTTGGACAACAAATATTAATAAAAATACAAACGCTTTCACGGATAGAATGAAAACTCACTTGCCGCTATACAAACTAGCTGGATTGTATTATTACGATCCATTTTATCCGCTTAGAAACCCAGAACCCGTAACCGAAAGAAAACAACCACTTAGTTATATAGATTAA
- a CDS encoding alpha-L-fucosidase, with the protein MKKRNLLFGILMIVTSISTYAQQAAKSKTDTIPLKYGAHRTGNRTDADMERWRSYGLGQFIHWGVYAIPGGHWESKSYNGAAEWIRSWSGPSAPANWRTTYDNLYKQFNPTDFDANKWAKQAKAMGAKYVIFTTKHHDGFSLWPSKYTDYTIANTPYKKDIVKQVVDAYDAQGIDVYLYFSIIDWNHKGYRSAIPKTEADSIAYEDFKQFTRNQLIELLKNYPKAKGLWFDGTWDAAWVKQSKFADDLEKELRSLHPGLIIGSRFRADENGKRHFDSNGKMMGDYEQGWERKLPSSIEVLNGRDWDCVMTIPPNQWGYNSDWKSSYIKTANDLTDMLLHAVSMNGNLVVNFGPDGKGNIRSEEANTAAKLGEWNKLNGDAIYGVRYSGLPKPEYGYYTKRDNKLYLTVINKPVNNVLRLTIPNSYKQKPTKAFLLNGKNQLQITTVDMGMSGDSNVYFDIQLPTNLNTTSPFVIAIELNETKTNGKSFGDAKT; encoded by the coding sequence ATGAAAAAGAGAAACTTGCTATTTGGAATTTTGATGATAGTCACATCAATTTCTACTTATGCACAACAAGCAGCAAAAAGTAAAACCGATACCATCCCTTTAAAATATGGTGCACATAGAACTGGTAACCGAACCGATGCCGATATGGAACGTTGGCGCAGTTATGGCCTTGGTCAGTTTATACACTGGGGCGTTTATGCTATTCCAGGTGGGCATTGGGAAAGCAAAAGTTATAACGGAGCGGCAGAATGGATTCGTTCGTGGTCTGGCCCATCAGCTCCTGCAAACTGGAGAACAACTTATGATAACCTTTACAAACAGTTTAATCCCACAGATTTTGATGCCAACAAATGGGCGAAACAAGCAAAAGCCATGGGTGCAAAATATGTCATCTTTACCACCAAACATCATGATGGATTTTCTTTATGGCCTAGTAAATACACCGATTATACCATCGCCAATACGCCTTATAAAAAAGACATCGTAAAACAAGTCGTAGATGCTTATGACGCCCAAGGAATTGATGTTTATTTATATTTTTCTATCATCGATTGGAACCATAAAGGTTACCGCAGTGCGATACCAAAAACAGAAGCAGATAGCATTGCTTATGAAGATTTTAAGCAATTTACCAGAAATCAACTGATAGAATTATTAAAAAACTATCCAAAAGCTAAAGGTTTATGGTTTGATGGTACTTGGGATGCCGCGTGGGTTAAACAAAGCAAATTTGCCGATGACTTAGAGAAGGAATTGAGGTCCTTACATCCTGGATTAATTATAGGAAGTCGATTTCGTGCTGATGAAAATGGGAAACGCCATTTTGATAGCAATGGTAAAATGATGGGCGACTATGAGCAAGGTTGGGAGCGTAAATTGCCAAGCAGTATTGAAGTGCTAAATGGCCGCGATTGGGATTGTGTAATGACTATTCCACCCAATCAATGGGGATATAATTCGGATTGGAAATCATCATATATTAAAACAGCGAATGATTTAACTGATATGTTGTTGCATGCGGTATCCATGAACGGCAATTTGGTCGTTAACTTTGGTCCAGATGGTAAAGGGAATATCCGCTCAGAAGAAGCCAATACCGCTGCTAAACTTGGCGAGTGGAACAAATTAAATGGTGATGCAATTTATGGAGTGAGGTATTCAGGCTTGCCAAAACCTGAATATGGTTATTATACCAAAAGAGACAACAAACTCTATCTTACGGTAATCAATAAACCAGTAAATAACGTATTAAGGCTTACTATTCCAAATAGTTACAAACAAAAACCAACTAAAGCATTCTTGTTAAATGGTAAAAATCAACTTCAAATCACAACTGTGGATATGGGAATGAGTGGAGATTCGAATGTCTATTTCGATATTCAGTTACCCACTAATTTAAATACAACTAGTCCTTTTGTAATTGCCATAGAATTGAATGAAACTAAAACTAATGGCAAGTCTTTTGGTGATGCTAAAACCTAA
- a CDS encoding glycoside hydrolase family 88 protein — protein MIKTLIAICLLSITFLTTNAQNAIVKKEMKALIEAQFQFANQQYKILAKNVAPHLMPKTYYAASKKVETSDTKWWCSGFFPGALLYIYEYTGDQEILNEAKSRLAILEKEKHYKGNHDLGFMMYCSFGNAYRLLKDPSYKTTIDTAAASLSTRYRPNAKVIQSWNSSKKWAGPVIIDNMMNLELLNWVSANGTNQLYKQIAISHADQTLKNHFRPDYSSYHVVDYNMVDGTVIKKETAQGAANESAWSRGQGWALYGYAMMYRFTKDKRYLNQAKNIAQFILNHPNLPKDKVPYWDFNAPQIPNEIRDASSASLIASALLELGQYSTKKEQETYVTAAEQMLKSLSTPNYRAKLGENGGFLLMHSTGSLPGKSEVDVPLTYADYYFLEALLRYKKWYL, from the coding sequence ATGATAAAGACCCTAATCGCTATTTGTTTATTGTCAATAACCTTTCTCACTACAAATGCGCAAAATGCAATTGTCAAGAAGGAAATGAAAGCCCTAATTGAAGCACAATTTCAATTTGCCAATCAGCAATATAAAATCTTAGCTAAAAATGTAGCACCTCATTTAATGCCAAAAACCTATTATGCTGCAAGTAAAAAAGTAGAAACTAGTGATACTAAATGGTGGTGCAGTGGGTTTTTTCCGGGTGCTTTGCTTTATATCTACGAATATACAGGTGATCAAGAAATCTTAAATGAAGCTAAAAGCAGATTAGCCATTCTAGAAAAGGAGAAACACTACAAAGGCAACCATGATTTAGGTTTCATGATGTATTGTAGTTTTGGCAACGCCTACAGGTTGCTAAAAGATCCTAGTTATAAAACAACTATAGATACCGCTGCGGCTTCCCTAAGCACACGTTATAGACCAAATGCCAAAGTCATTCAATCGTGGAACTCCAGTAAAAAATGGGCAGGACCAGTAATTATCGATAACATGATGAACTTGGAGTTGTTAAATTGGGTAAGCGCAAATGGAACAAATCAGCTTTATAAACAAATTGCAATTTCGCATGCAGACCAAACCCTTAAAAACCATTTCCGACCAGACTATAGTTCTTATCACGTAGTAGATTATAACATGGTTGATGGGACTGTGATTAAAAAAGAAACCGCTCAAGGTGCAGCAAATGAATCTGCTTGGAGCAGGGGACAAGGTTGGGCACTCTATGGTTATGCCATGATGTATCGCTTTACTAAAGACAAACGCTACTTAAATCAAGCAAAAAACATTGCGCAATTTATTCTAAACCATCCAAACCTTCCAAAAGATAAAGTTCCTTATTGGGATTTTAATGCGCCTCAAATCCCAAATGAAATTAGAGATGCTTCCTCAGCAAGTTTAATTGCATCAGCTTTGCTAGAATTAGGACAATACAGTACAAAAAAAGAGCAAGAAACTTATGTAACTGCTGCAGAGCAGATGTTGAAATCACTCTCTACACCAAACTACAGAGCAAAACTTGGAGAAAATGGTGGTTTTTTATTAATGCACAGCACAGGTTCCTTACCAGGGAAATCTGAAGTAGACGTGCCTTTAACTTATGCAGATTACTATTTTCTAGAAGCTCTGTTGAGATATAAGAAATGGTATTTGTAA
- a CDS encoding RagB/SusD family nutrient uptake outer membrane protein translates to MKNLKAFALIVLLAIGLGACKKVDDSSFLDKTDVGQLNEATVFADSLLTFRFLTGVYTGLATTYYLDNGLTGGGLWSYSDASDDSDIVWSGATAQAAPAFNSATFASLADFSRFKNHWNNCYNNIRRVNVFLANVDRAPISAPRRASLKLEARFLRAYYYWHLLRNYSGVPIIGDKVYAITDDFGLPRSTFAETVNYIVAELDACAALPKTTKIEDFGRPTQGAALGLKSKVLLLAASPLFNGQNPGTGANKSLAGYDNLDNNRWKVAADAAKAVIDLGTYNLVKDNTTAPGYGYYQMMITRNTEEHIFQVMKSTGRWYETYLLPVSRGGQAYSYPTQELVDTYPMKNGKNINEAGSGYVEANMYKDRDPRFYYSILYDGSLWLNNTTNTKTVVNLYANAPGDGLGTSGSTKTGYLYRKFCHEGAGGNFGISNNIGLVAIRYAEILLNYAEAQNEFSGPSAEVYQAVEQIRERAGLNPFKLPLLLTKEQMREVIRNERRVELTFEEATRFFDIKRWKVAETLINGPATGMRWTRNGSTTTGARFTFETRKFTAPQMYYFPIPQSEINKSQVLIQNPGW, encoded by the coding sequence ATGAAAAATTTAAAAGCTTTTGCATTAATTGTCCTGTTAGCAATAGGATTGGGTGCCTGCAAAAAGGTTGATGACAGTAGTTTTTTAGACAAAACAGATGTGGGTCAGCTAAATGAAGCTACAGTTTTTGCAGATAGTCTACTAACATTTAGATTCTTAACTGGTGTTTACACTGGTTTGGCTACAACCTATTATTTAGATAACGGATTAACGGGTGGTGGTTTGTGGTCATACAGCGATGCATCAGACGATTCGGATATTGTTTGGAGTGGAGCAACTGCACAAGCTGCACCTGCTTTTAATTCGGCAACATTTGCTTCTTTGGCAGACTTTTCTAGATTTAAAAATCATTGGAACAACTGTTACAATAACATAAGGAGAGTAAATGTCTTTTTGGCGAATGTAGATAGGGCTCCAATTTCTGCACCAAGAAGAGCAAGTTTAAAATTAGAAGCTCGATTTTTAAGAGCCTATTATTACTGGCATTTATTAAGAAATTACAGTGGCGTTCCCATTATTGGTGATAAAGTTTATGCGATAACAGATGATTTTGGTTTACCGCGATCTACATTTGCTGAAACCGTAAATTATATTGTTGCCGAATTGGATGCTTGTGCAGCATTACCAAAAACCACAAAGATTGAAGATTTTGGTCGCCCTACCCAGGGTGCTGCATTAGGCTTAAAATCTAAAGTGCTGTTATTAGCGGCAAGCCCATTGTTTAACGGACAAAATCCTGGTACTGGTGCAAATAAAAGTTTGGCCGGTTATGACAATTTAGATAATAATAGATGGAAAGTTGCCGCCGATGCTGCAAAAGCTGTAATAGATTTAGGGACTTACAATTTGGTTAAGGACAATACCACAGCACCTGGTTACGGTTATTACCAAATGATGATCACAAGGAATACCGAAGAACATATTTTTCAAGTGATGAAATCGACTGGTAGATGGTATGAAACTTATCTCTTGCCAGTTTCTAGAGGCGGACAAGCCTATTCTTATCCAACGCAAGAATTGGTAGACACTTATCCAATGAAAAATGGAAAGAATATCAATGAAGCTGGCTCGGGCTATGTTGAGGCCAATATGTACAAAGACAGAGATCCTCGATTTTATTACTCGATATTATATGATGGAAGTTTGTGGTTAAATAACACCACCAATACCAAAACAGTAGTTAACCTGTACGCGAATGCGCCAGGTGATGGTTTAGGTACTTCAGGGTCTACAAAAACAGGCTATTTATACAGGAAGTTTTGTCATGAAGGTGCTGGTGGAAATTTTGGGATATCAAATAACATTGGCTTAGTAGCGATAAGATATGCTGAGATATTGCTCAACTATGCCGAGGCACAAAATGAATTTAGCGGACCCAGCGCAGAAGTATACCAAGCCGTAGAGCAAATTAGAGAAAGAGCAGGCTTAAACCCATTCAAGTTGCCTTTACTGTTAACTAAAGAGCAAATGAGAGAGGTGATTAGAAATGAAAGAAGAGTAGAACTAACCTTCGAAGAAGCAACAAGATTCTTTGATATCAAAAGATGGAAAGTGGCAGAAACACTAATCAATGGGCCTGCAACGGGTATGAGATGGACACGTAATGGATCTACTACTACGGGAGCTCGTTTTACTTTTGAAACAAGAAAGTTTACAGCCCCTCAAATGTATTATTTCCCTATACCACAATCAGAAATTAACAAGAGCCAGGTACTTATACAAAACCCAGGCTGGTAA